From the genome of Alosa sapidissima isolate fAloSap1 chromosome 14, fAloSap1.pri, whole genome shotgun sequence, one region includes:
- the depdc7a gene encoding DEP domain-containing protein 7 isoform X2, protein MAGKPFRATYIWSSIINNLQQHVEVKRRRHNLKTYHDCFLGSEAVDVVLAHIIQSKFCGDAEVPRSKAVRLCQALMESRVFEAVGTKVFGKEKRKVTFEDSSFSLYRFLNTQTPTTNSETIENTYHSPSQQRNTYISPSKRQESQVNSNISPVKTDKSLQDVLGDLNYKTITPQMIDLGLSQELVDEVWQQQTVLRLLQLIELPLLESLLEGREKPRPSLHGMDSDPDLLYTSNYVDREILKAFSESQADDWLSAAVDCLEFLPDQLVVDVSRGLPRCSDDPDDCKRLIYSVLEQHYGEPQYPPLLSNHVFDIHSGISELLVNGKREQALEGLQLCLKLQDARSREELRRLLRFMATAAQPQEVKLHKEIDNRMAVKRAFSSAIVYSTRLAKGKVDLMVLFMLDKHCDLFKIPVTLHKLVSDKLANIIRKKDPDVVTGPSYCRRISGQTYAETIKKTTRDELWALLRTIHENSKLSVKEKKRLLGQFYRGHPEVFVEYFGSRLSTVDL, encoded by the exons ATGGCTGGCAAGCCCTTCCGGGCCACCTACATATGGAGCAGCATCATCAACAACCTACAGCAGCATGTGGAGGTGAAACGGAGGAGGCACAACCTCAAGACCTACCATGACTGCTTCCTGGGGTCAGAGGCCGTGGATGTGGTCCTGGCTCACATCATTCAGAGCAAGTTCTGCGGAGATGCCGAGGTCCCCCGGTCCAAGGCAGTGCGTCTCTGTCAAGCTCTGATGGAATCTCGCGTGTTTGAGGCTGTTGGAACTAAAGTGTttggaaaggagaagaggaaagtCACTTTTGAAGACAGTAGCTTCAGCCTATACAGGTTTCTGAACACACAGACTCCAACCACAAACTCTGAAACTATTGAGAATACATACCACTCTCCTAGCCAACAGAGGAACACTTATATTTCACCATCTAAAAG GCAAGAAAGTCAGGTGAACTCAAACATCTCCCCGGTCAAAACAGACAAGTCCTTGCAGGATGTTCTAGGAGATCTCAACTATAAAACAATTACGCCTCAAATGATTGATCTAGGGTTATCACAAGAGT TGGTGGATGAAGTGTGGCAGCAGCAGACGGTGCTGAGGCTACTGCAGCTGATAGAGCTCCCCCTGCTGGAGAGTCTGCTGGAGGGCCGTGAGAAGCCCCGGCCCTCCCTCCACGGCATGGACAGTGACCCCGACCTGCTCTACACCAGCAATTACGTCGACCGTGAGATCCTCAAAGCCTTCAGTGAATCACA GGCGGATGATTGGCTCTCGGCTGCTGTGGACTGCCTGGAGTTCCTGCCCGACCAGCTGGTGGTGGACGTGAGCCGAGGGCTGCCCAGGTGCTCGGACGACCCGGACGACTGCAAGCGGCTGATCTACAGCGTGCTGGAGCAGCACTACGGCGAGCCACAGTACCCGCCTCTGCTCAGCAACCACGTGTTCGACATCCACAGCGGCATCTCAGAGCTGCTAG TGAATGGGAAGCGGGAGCAGGCGTTGGAGGGCCTGCAGCTGTGTCTGAAGCTCCAGGacgcgcgcagccgtgaggaGCTGCGCAGATTGCTGCGCTTCATGGCAACAGCCGCGCAGCCGCAGGAGGTGAAGTTACACAAGGAG ATTGATAACAGGATGGCAGTGAAGAGGGCCTTCTCTAGTGCCATTGTTTACAGCACACGACTAGCCAAGGGGAAGGTTGACCTCATGGTCCTGTTCATGTTGGACAAACACTGTGACCTTTTTAAG ATCCCAGTGACCTTGCATAAGCTCGTCAGTGATAAGCTGGCAAACAtcatcaggaaaaaagacccaGATGTAGTGACAG GTCCATCTTACTGCAGGCGAATCTCGGGACAGACTTACGCTGAGACAATCAAGAAGACCACCAGGGACGAGCTGTGGGCTCTACTTAGGACTATCCACGAGAACTCCAAACTCTCTGTGAAGGAGAAGAAACGTCTGCTGGGGCAGTTCTACAGAGGCCACCCTGAGGTCTTCGTGGAGTATTTTGGGTCCAGACTGTCAACTGTCGATCTGTAG
- the qser1 gene encoding glutamine and serine-rich protein 1: protein MMDRNYPTPSFADSLAPPPQTAAWAYERSTACIKPSSSYAATHLESELLQRQTYASSQIPSYTTTHHPAGLSGVFETSLHTSGGNTTESSVMNFLPAIESRSLQAGPVTASLLPQFRTPSWQTAANSSTTELFLTGALSSSGTFPTAALSSYQHPTAFPSRSYTTTPSLTVQDVTYSSSNGLLPSTDPLIQIKSSQGTVPTVLAFDRLGGSSLGGAGLPPQSSTYRSAQESAPHLLQPQFSLLHSALGNPQQAPQPYGAPVFSGSIERALQRECSVIKHHQRPSSAQSGQEQLPGGGQHSLQGYLAGESDVSFQQEPSRQTPVPCNPAGDSAHSLNGGAQQKIASQPALSQSQAYPSSPGFSPASGVKAKDCASKITPHPADGPVAEPQPQTDSPDIQQQSYSSPLSKQSSVIATHSQPFTSTQLPSLMSISPSQTYITSQALSSTISHSQAFSSSQTEKLPSIYKTLSSFASQTNDVTSVSQSLVCSPSPQQQALPSVAHSEGFDAQVQGLCIGNPSQNYSSSLSQGLPSVSYYAQGPATASSSQSYATGQSVTQSSSFSSNHTSSLPNSNSSQDCGLIQPAPSGKAENALLQQPQKYMLPVQSPPSSTASHAQALQNNRPSVELKPAYGKGKPDENSFLTSKEDCGELPIQDVQALQQASLETSSHMASGEVGAQNNVVYVVSKMDDRHNTQSVIRSNSRTEDQVMGISNMEPMKNGRMGSLNQHGQLINSANVRTQTPDPKSSSTLMQSSHAPMNAEELKQHTLLLKVPSSQQQNHQTQTIRIQQDHCQSPQGQAQFVRVPGAQILLEPSQMIFLQQAPSQTGQNSAKVANQMQPVQYLHMNNGINLGVDSQNQQQVVLHQGSDTGEASKQHLSPKDSFSQSNQQDAKQHFTLSSICFPESMLLADERNILSNVDDILAATVAACGVTPQDFVKATSSEGDMPSIANPTDSKCHYQSNESRHESSNYSSQHTVVANAQSMTLAVNGSQLTTDIHRYPKDAIGGHQAFTLANSHMQHNTGMINPQQEIGEEANVLRNAGGVVREALDRSMLPKGHAGNPMNGASLNSSGNSNMDSRGPSNFHLAGQECSQSGLLHKGRDMACSEGGMGIKMENGLVECIADGLPKKKYRSKGSSKLVVDDENGQPRSQRRSSQAKRQNSKGSDTSSPSASEGCLDSYQQQERMRQKIREVEEKQPEVKTGFIGSFLDFLKSGPKQNYSSPPVRTPNRTRKLPTSSRRPPCPLAMPKLPHPPAPMISQGAHPGSSAKRLDEELHKNLETLPSFSSDEDEAAGRNQDLQKSISSALSCLDEQSDKKQKLDNRSTSAVGKQEHSTSTSAQSSAVKPQEQQSAAPQELNTEELLKGVPPDQLAVQLVTVAIEGLTDEELSDSGGEGMYRERDEFVVKNEDIESLKVTLKTGLEPPAIWKVQKALLQKFIPELRDGRRVFSATNSYLGYFGDAKTMYRRVYVKFLDTVNKREYVRVCSRKPRCKPMHSMRGSQAKALLAHRMGPAAVSDPSLLKAFSRPRPKQPKAKAEPPPKKRKKWKEAFATSPSASSPEAFSEDDEFTPPMPFASRFLNTRMMKETFRSYVELLISVALDAELMNTLESENDELLLPHMKRVDGMITDNRRRLLPKLRMGQLFKTALDSFPEISVVTELKKDGETPSFKVRLGGKAYNKKTMKPSKSPSKLPLEYTVDQHKTQWFSLYHSLQHYKYHTYLMCKDEITSLRSREEDLGQEETVQTCLGNRAWVEGLFDRFGELLTQVQQACL, encoded by the exons TTCCAGTTATGCTGCCACACACTTGGAGTCGGAACTTCTCCAGCGGCAAACGTATGCTTCCAGCCAAATCCCATcctacaccaccacacaccatccAGCAG GTCTGTCTGGGGTTTTTGAAACGAGTTTGCATACTTCTGGTGGGAACACTACTGAATCCTCGGTCATGAACTTTCTTCCTGCCATCGAGTCCCGAAGCCTTCAGGCTGGACCTGTTACTGCTTCTCTCCTTCCCCAGTTTAGGACTCCCTCATGGCAGACAG CTGCAAACTCCTCAACTACAGAACTGTTTCTCACTGGAGCCTTGTCTTCATCTGGAACGTTCCCCACCGCAGCCCTCTCCTCCTACCAGCATCCCACTGCCTTCCCCTCCCGCAGCTACACCACCACGCCCTCACTGACCGTGCAGGATGTCACTTATAGCTCTTCCAACGGCCTGCTGCCCTCCACTGACCCCCTCATCCAAATCAAATCTTCCCAAGGTACTGTGCCTACCGTTCTGGCCTTCGATCGCCTCGGTGGCTCCTCGTTAGGGGGAGCTGGCCTCCCTCCCCAGTCCTCCACATATCGCTCGGCCCAGGAGTCTGCCCCACACCTCCTGCAACCTCAGTTCAGCCTGCTGCATTCGGCCCTTGGGAACCCCCAGCAGGCCCCCCAGCCTTACGGCGCCCCGGTTTTCTCGGGCTCCATTGAGAGAGCACTTCAGCGTGAATGTAGTGTGATCAAGCACCACCAGCGGCCTTCCAGCGCCCAGTCAGGTCAGGAGCAGCTGCCTGGCGGCGGGCAGCATTCTTTACAGGGCTATCTGGCTGGCGAGAGCGATGTGTCCTTCCAGCAAGAGCCTTCACGCCAAACCCCTGTGCCCTGCAACCCTGCTGGAGACTCGGCTCACTCACTCAACGGTGGAGCACAGCAAAAAATAGCATCTCAACCCGCATTGTCGCAATCTCAGGCCTACCCTTCATCCCCTGGGTTTTCGCCCGCCTCCGGAGTGAAAGCTAAAGACTGCGCTTCCAAAATCACCCCACACCCTGCCGACGGTCCGGTGGCTGAACCCCAGCCACAGACGGACTCGCCCGACATTCAACAGCAGAGCTACTCATCTCCTTTGTCGAAGCAGAGCTCTGTGATCGCCACCCACTCTCAGCCGTTCACATCCACCCAGCTGCCCAGCCTGATGTCCATCAGCCCCTCACagacctacatcacatcccAAGCCCTCTCCAGCACCATCAGCCATTCACAGGCCTTCTCTTCCAGTCAGACGGAGAAACTGCCTTCCATTTACAAGACGCTGTCTTCGTTTGCTAGCCAGACGAATGACGTGACGTCTGTCAGCCAGTCATTAGTTTGCTCTCCCAGTCCACAACAGCAGGCACTGCCCTCAGTGGCGCACAGTGAAGGGTTTGATGCCCAGGTGCAGGGACTCTGCATAGGTAACCCCTCTCAGAACTACTCCTCCAGCCTCTCTCAGGGTCTGCCAAGTGTTAGCTACTATGCCCAAGGGCCAGCTACTGCCAGTTCCTCACAGAGCTACGCGACAGGACAATCTGTGACTCAAAGCTCTTCGTTCTCCTCCAACCACACTTCAAGTTTACCAAACTCAAACTCCTCCCAGGACTGCGGCCTCATACAGCCTGCCCCCAGTGGTAAAGCAGAGAATGCACTGTTACAGCAGCCTCAGAAATACATGCTGCCGGTTCAGTCGCCGCCCTCTTCCACGGCCTCTCATGCCCAAGCCTTACAGAACAACAGACCCTCAGTGGAATTAAAGCCAGCATATGGCAAAGGCAAACCAGACGAGAACTCCTTTCTCACTTCCAAAGAGGATTGTGGAGAGCTTCCGATTCAGGATGTGCAAGCGTTGCAGCAGGCCTCTCTGGAGACATCCTCACACATGGCAAGTGGCGAGGTTGGAGCGCAGAACAACGTGGTGTATGTGGTCTCCAAAATGGACGACAGACACAACACCCAGAGTGTCATTCGGAGCAATTCCCGAACTGAGGATCAGGTGATGGGGATCTCCAACATGGAACCCATGAAAAATGGGAGAATGGGGTCCCTGAACCAACATGGGCAACTTATAAACAGTGCCAATGTGAGGACCCAAACGCCTGACCCAAAGAGCAGTTCAACATTAATGCAGTCTTCCCACGCCCCCATGAACGCAGAGGAACTCAAACAGCACACTCTCCTGCTGAAGGTGCCGTCGTCACAGCAACAGAACCATCAGACCCAGACCATTAGAATACAGCAAGATCATTGTCAGTCCCCACAAGGTCAAGCGCAGTTTGTCCGCGTTCCTGGGGCACAAATCCTTCTAGAACCCTCCCAGATGATCTTCCTCCAGCAAGCGCCATCTCAGACAGGACAGAATTCGGCCAAAGTGGCAAACCAAATGCAGCCAGTCCAGTATCTCCATATGAATAATGGGATTAATCTTGGTGTGGACAGCCAAAATCAGCAGCAGGTTGTACTGCACCAAGGATCTGACACGGGAGAGGCCTCCAAGCAGCACCTGTCACCAAAAGAtagtttcagccaatcaaaccAGCAGGATGCAAAGCAACATTTTACCCTCAGCTCCATCTGCTTCCCCGAGTCTATGCTGCTGGCAGACGAGAGGAACATCCTGTCCAATGTGGATGACATTTTGGCCGCGACGGTGGCTGCCTGTGGAGTGACCCCACAAGACTTTGTGAAAGCCACTTCCTCGGAAGGGGACATGCCTTCAATAGCCAACCCCACAGACTCCAAGTGCCACTACCAGTCAAATGAGAGCAGGCATGAATCTTCAAATTATTCATCGCAACATACAGTTGTGGCCAACGCTCAGTCTATGACACTGGCGGTAAATGGTAGTCAACTGACAACAGACATTCATAGATACCCCAAAGATGCAATCGGGGGGCATCAAGCATTTACATTAGCAAactcacacatgcaacacaacaCTGGTATGATTAACCCCCAACAGGAAATTGGTGAAGAAGCGAATGTCCTCAGAAATGCAGGAGGTGTCGTCCGTGAGGCACTTGACAGAAGCATGTTACCCAAAGGGCACGCTGGGAATCCCATGAACGGTGCATCTCTGAACTCCAGTGGAAATAGCAATATGGACAGTAGAGGTCCTTCCAACTTTCACCTGGCTGGCCAGGAATGTTCTCAATCAGGGCTCTTACACAAGGGTAGAGATATGGCCTGTTCTGAGGGAGGGATGGGCATCAAAATGGAAAATGGTCTTGTGGAATGTATTGCTGATGGTCTCCCAAAGAAAAAATATAGGTCAAAAGGTTCCTCCAAGCTGGTCGTTGACGATGAAAACGGTCAGCCCAGGTCTCAAAGACGAAGCAGCCAGGCCAAGCGTCAAAACTCTAAAGGCAGTGATACGAGTTCGCCCTCGGCCTCTGAGGGCTGTCTTGACAGCTACCAACAGCAGGAGAGGATGCGTCAAAAGATAAGGGAAGTTGAGGAAAAACAACCAGAGGTCAAAACTGGATTCATCGGGTCCTTCCTAGATTTTCTCAAGTCTGGTCCAAAGCAGAATTATTCTTCTCCTCCAGTCAGAACCCCTAATCGCACAAGGAAGCTCCCCACATCCTCCAGGAGACCCCCCTGTCCACTGGCTATGCCAAAACTCCCACACCCCCCTGCTCCAATGATATCGCAGGGTGCACACCCTGGGAGCTCAGCAAAGCGGCTGGATGAAGAGCTACACAAAAACCTGGAAACCCTTCCGTCGTTCTCGTCCGACGAGGATGAAGCAGCTGGAAGGAACCAAGACCTTCAGAAGAGCATCAGCTCTGCACTCTCATGTCTCGATGAGCAATCAGACAAGAAACAGAAATTAG acaatagaTCTACAAGTGCAGTGGGAAAACAGGAGCACTCTACGAGCACGAGCGCCCAGTCATCAGCTGTAAAGCCACAGGAACAGCAGTCAGCGGCGCCGCAGGAACTTAATACAGAGGAACTTCTTAAGGGCGTCCCCCCTGACCAGTTGGCTGTGCAGCTGGTCACCGTTGCCATCGAGGGCCTGACCGACGAGGAGCTGTCAGACAGCGGCGGCGAGGGGATGTATCGTGAGCGGGACGAGTTTGTGGTGAAAAATGAGGACATTGAGAGCCTGAAG GTGACGTTGAAAACGGGCCTGGAACCTCCAGCCATCTGGAAAGTACAAAAGGCCCTGCTGCAGAAGTTTATCCCCGAGCTGAGAGATGGAAGACGAGTGTTTTCAGCCACAAACAGT tACTTGGGGTACTTTGGAGATGCTAAGACAATGTATCGGAGAGTGTATGTCAAGTTCCTTGACACGGTCAACAAGAGAGAGTACGTGCGGGTCTGCAGTAGGAAGCCAAGGTGCAAGCCGATGCACTCTATGAG AGGCTCTCAGGCGAAGGCCCTGCTTGCCCACAGGATGGGTCCTGCTGCTGTGTCTGACCCCTCCTTACTGAAGGCGTTCTCCAGGCCCAGGCCAAAGCAGCCCAAGGCCAAGGCAGAGCCTCCGCCGAAGAAGAGGAAAAAGTGGAAAGAGGCGTTTGCCACCTCTCCCTCCGCGTCCTCTCCTGAGGCATTTAGTGAAGATGATG AGTTCACCCCTCCGATGCCGTTCGCCTCTCGGTTCCTCAACACCAGGATGATGAAGGAGACGTTCCGGAGCTACGTGGAGCTGCTCATCAGTGTGGCCCTGGATGCTGAGCTCATGAACACTCTGGAGAGTGAAAATG ATGAGCTTTTGCTGCCTCACATGAAAAGAGTGGATGGGATGATCACGGACAATAGAAGAAGATTACTCCCCAAACTGCGCATGGGACAGTTGTTCAAG ACTGCCCTGGACAGCTTTCCTGAGATCTCTGTGGTGACGGAGCtgaaaaaagatggagagactCCTTCTTTTAAAGTGCGTCTAGGTGGAAAGGCTTACAACAAGAAAACGATGAAACCTTCCAAATCCCCAAGCAAATTGCCATTG GAGTACACAGTGGATCAGCACAAGACACagtggttctctctctatcactcacttCAGCACTACAAGTACCATACATACCTTATGTGTAAGGATGAG ATAACTTCTCTGCGCTCTCGAGAGGAGGACCTCGGACAGGAGGAGACGGTGCAGACCTGCCTCGGCAACAGGGCCTGGGTGGAGGGCCTCTTTGACCGCTTTGGGGAGCTCCTGACACAGGTGCAGCAGGCCTGCCTATAG
- the depdc7a gene encoding DEP domain-containing protein 7 isoform X1 translates to MHRPPDQGMAGKPFRATYIWSSIINNLQQHVEVKRRRHNLKTYHDCFLGSEAVDVVLAHIIQSKFCGDAEVPRSKAVRLCQALMESRVFEAVGTKVFGKEKRKVTFEDSSFSLYRFLNTQTPTTNSETIENTYHSPSQQRNTYISPSKRQESQVNSNISPVKTDKSLQDVLGDLNYKTITPQMIDLGLSQELVDEVWQQQTVLRLLQLIELPLLESLLEGREKPRPSLHGMDSDPDLLYTSNYVDREILKAFSESQADDWLSAAVDCLEFLPDQLVVDVSRGLPRCSDDPDDCKRLIYSVLEQHYGEPQYPPLLSNHVFDIHSGISELLVNGKREQALEGLQLCLKLQDARSREELRRLLRFMATAAQPQEVKLHKEIDNRMAVKRAFSSAIVYSTRLAKGKVDLMVLFMLDKHCDLFKIPVTLHKLVSDKLANIIRKKDPDVVTGPSYCRRISGQTYAETIKKTTRDELWALLRTIHENSKLSVKEKKRLLGQFYRGHPEVFVEYFGSRLSTVDL, encoded by the exons ATGCATCGACCCCCAG ATCAGGGGATGGCTGGCAAGCCCTTCCGGGCCACCTACATATGGAGCAGCATCATCAACAACCTACAGCAGCATGTGGAGGTGAAACGGAGGAGGCACAACCTCAAGACCTACCATGACTGCTTCCTGGGGTCAGAGGCCGTGGATGTGGTCCTGGCTCACATCATTCAGAGCAAGTTCTGCGGAGATGCCGAGGTCCCCCGGTCCAAGGCAGTGCGTCTCTGTCAAGCTCTGATGGAATCTCGCGTGTTTGAGGCTGTTGGAACTAAAGTGTttggaaaggagaagaggaaagtCACTTTTGAAGACAGTAGCTTCAGCCTATACAGGTTTCTGAACACACAGACTCCAACCACAAACTCTGAAACTATTGAGAATACATACCACTCTCCTAGCCAACAGAGGAACACTTATATTTCACCATCTAAAAG GCAAGAAAGTCAGGTGAACTCAAACATCTCCCCGGTCAAAACAGACAAGTCCTTGCAGGATGTTCTAGGAGATCTCAACTATAAAACAATTACGCCTCAAATGATTGATCTAGGGTTATCACAAGAGT TGGTGGATGAAGTGTGGCAGCAGCAGACGGTGCTGAGGCTACTGCAGCTGATAGAGCTCCCCCTGCTGGAGAGTCTGCTGGAGGGCCGTGAGAAGCCCCGGCCCTCCCTCCACGGCATGGACAGTGACCCCGACCTGCTCTACACCAGCAATTACGTCGACCGTGAGATCCTCAAAGCCTTCAGTGAATCACA GGCGGATGATTGGCTCTCGGCTGCTGTGGACTGCCTGGAGTTCCTGCCCGACCAGCTGGTGGTGGACGTGAGCCGAGGGCTGCCCAGGTGCTCGGACGACCCGGACGACTGCAAGCGGCTGATCTACAGCGTGCTGGAGCAGCACTACGGCGAGCCACAGTACCCGCCTCTGCTCAGCAACCACGTGTTCGACATCCACAGCGGCATCTCAGAGCTGCTAG TGAATGGGAAGCGGGAGCAGGCGTTGGAGGGCCTGCAGCTGTGTCTGAAGCTCCAGGacgcgcgcagccgtgaggaGCTGCGCAGATTGCTGCGCTTCATGGCAACAGCCGCGCAGCCGCAGGAGGTGAAGTTACACAAGGAG ATTGATAACAGGATGGCAGTGAAGAGGGCCTTCTCTAGTGCCATTGTTTACAGCACACGACTAGCCAAGGGGAAGGTTGACCTCATGGTCCTGTTCATGTTGGACAAACACTGTGACCTTTTTAAG ATCCCAGTGACCTTGCATAAGCTCGTCAGTGATAAGCTGGCAAACAtcatcaggaaaaaagacccaGATGTAGTGACAG GTCCATCTTACTGCAGGCGAATCTCGGGACAGACTTACGCTGAGACAATCAAGAAGACCACCAGGGACGAGCTGTGGGCTCTACTTAGGACTATCCACGAGAACTCCAAACTCTCTGTGAAGGAGAAGAAACGTCTGCTGGGGCAGTTCTACAGAGGCCACCCTGAGGTCTTCGTGGAGTATTTTGGGTCCAGACTGTCAACTGTCGATCTGTAG